A genome region from Magnolia sinica isolate HGM2019 chromosome 8, MsV1, whole genome shotgun sequence includes the following:
- the LOC131253072 gene encoding probable LRR receptor-like serine/threonine-protein kinase At1g05700 isoform X2 — translation MANLLSFLLLLVPLIALSESASVFLSINCGASDSFNDSHSIEWVGDERYISTGESRVVQNIDYVLGRTLRVFSTGKKNCYSINEVDKGSKILVLAGFYYGNYDKRSSPPSFDLHFDGNYWDTVTTSMNSSVVYEAIYVTKGDTMSVCVAQTSPDQLPFISILAVRSLDLDMYNNVTPDYALFNIFRLAFGATKFVRYPYDKYDRVWIPVSEFNGYNTVPSVVSSIDTNITNKPPSPVLQAALVSANQSDLILLSIANVQKKVPIYINAYFSEVVRLDSNDKRSMQISINNNTYGEPFIPPYKRALERTILTNLTSDSNTLIALVQTPDSTLPPIINALEFFSVSGVLTNGTNGNDVKALSSLQQQFEKLEEWRGDPCLPTKFNWEWVACSSDPIPRITELHLNGLQLNGSLPDFRALDALQTIDIHNNSINGEIPDFLGTLPKLKLLNLADNNFSGPIPSSISKNNQIKLDVSGNLNLCVSGKKCETSNAGTIESSSGKKKSKLPVILGTTIPSFLVICAIVGFLVVAYQRRKATGFDVIRKPGGPLVAISG, via the exons TGTTTCTCAGCATCAACTGTGGCGCATCCGACTCCTTCAATGATAGCCACTCCATCGAATGGGTGGGCGACGAACGCTACATATCAACTGGTGAAAGCCGGGTGGTGCAGAACATTGACTACGTCTTGGGGAGAACTCTCAGAGTCTTCTCGACTGGAAAAAAGAACTGCTACTCCATTAATGAAGTTGATAAAGGCAGCAAAATCCTAGTCCTTGCTGGGTTTTACTATGGAAACTACGATAAGAGATCATCCCCACCGTCATTCGATCTTCACTTTGATGGGAATTACTGGGACACCGTGACCACATCAATGAATTCCAGCGTTGTCTACGAAGCGATTTATGTCACTAAGGGGGACACCATGAGCGTGTGTGTAGCGCAGACGTCGCCTGATCAGCTACCCTTTATATCAATTCTCGCAGTGAGGAGCTTGGATCTGGACATGTACAATAATGTGACCCCGGATTATGCATTGTTTAATATATTTAGGCTTGCTTTCGGCGCAACCAAGTTTGTGAG GTACCCATATGATAAGTATGATCGTGTTTGGATACCAGTCTCAGAATTCAACGGTTACAACACAGTCCCAAGCGTTGTCTCATCCATTGATACAAACATCACAAATAAGCCACCAAGCCCCGTCCTACAGGCTGCGTTGGTATCCGcaaaccaatctgatttgatacTTCTAAGCATTGCCAATGTTCAGAAAAAAGTCCCCATTTACATCAACGCATACTTTTCGGAGGTGGTTCGGTTGGATTCAAACGACAAACGGTCGATGCAGATTTCTATCAACAACAATACGTATGGGGAACCATTTATTCCACCTTATAAGCGAGCTCTGGAGCGTACAATCCTCACCAACCTGACCTCAGATTCGAACACGTTAATAGCTCTGGTCCAGACCCCTGACTCCACTCTTCCCCCTATCATCAATGCTCTGGAGTTCTTCAGTGTTAGTGGCGTACTCACCAACGGAACTAATGGCAATGATG TGAAAGCATTGAGTTCTCTACAACAACAGTTTGAAAAGTTAGAGGAATGGAGGGGAGACCCATGTCTTCCAACCAAATTCAACTGGGAGTGGGTAGCTTGTAGCTCTGATCCAATACCCAGAATCACAGAACT GCACCTGAATGGGCTGCAGCTTAATGGATCGCTTCCAGATTTTAGAGCTCTGGATGCCCTTCAGACCAT AGACATCCACAACAACAGCATTAACGGAGAAATACCCGATTTTCTCGGAACACTTCCCAAGCTAAAACTATT GAACTTGGCAGATAATAATTTTAGTGGACCTATACCATCATCAATATCCAAGAATAACCAGATAAAACTAGA TGTTTCTGGCAATCTGAACTTGTGTGTTTCTGGCAAGAAATGTGAAACATCGAATGCTGGAACTATCGAGAGTTCCTCaggaaagaagaagagtaaaTTACCGGTGATTCTTGGAACGACGATTCCATCTTTCTTGGTAATATGTGCTATTGTGGGATTCCTGGTGGTCGCTTATCAGCGGAGAAAAGCCACAG GGTTCGATGTCATCAGGAAACCTGGTGGCCCACTTGTAGCAATATCAGGATGA
- the LOC131253072 gene encoding probable LRR receptor-like serine/threonine-protein kinase At1g05700 isoform X1, protein MANLLPLLLLLVPLIALSESASVFLSINCGASDSFNDSHSIEWVGDERYISTGESRVVQNIDYVLGRTLRVFSTGKKNCYSINEVDKGSKILVLAGFYYGNYDKRSSPPSFDLHFDGNYWDTVTTSMNSSVVYEAIYVTKGDTMSVCVAQTSPDQLPFISILAVRSLDLDMYNNVTPDYALFNIFRLAFGATKFVRYPYDKYDRVWIPVSEFNGYNTVPSVVSSIDTNITNKPPSPVLQAALVSANQSDLILLSIANVQKKVPIYINAYFSEVVRLDSNDKRSMQISINNNTYGEPFIPPYKRALERTILTNLTSDSNTLIALVQTPDSTLPPIINALEFFSVSGVLTNGTNGNDVKALSSLQQQFEKLEEWRGDPCLPTKFNWEWVACSSDPIPRITELHLNGLQLNGSLPDFRALDALQTIDIHNNSINGEIPDFLGTLPKLKLLNLADNNFSGPIPSSISKNNQIKLDVSGNLNLCVSGKKCETSNAGTIESSSGKKKSKLPVILGTTIPSFLVICAIVGFLVVAYQRRKATGFDVIRKPGGPLVAISG, encoded by the exons ATGGCTAaccttcttcctctccttctcttaCTAGTCCCCCTAATTGCCTTATCTGAATCGGCATCTG TGTTTCTCAGCATCAACTGTGGCGCATCCGACTCCTTCAATGATAGCCACTCCATCGAATGGGTGGGCGACGAACGCTACATATCAACTGGTGAAAGCCGGGTGGTGCAGAACATTGACTACGTCTTGGGGAGAACTCTCAGAGTCTTCTCGACTGGAAAAAAGAACTGCTACTCCATTAATGAAGTTGATAAAGGCAGCAAAATCCTAGTCCTTGCTGGGTTTTACTATGGAAACTACGATAAGAGATCATCCCCACCGTCATTCGATCTTCACTTTGATGGGAATTACTGGGACACCGTGACCACATCAATGAATTCCAGCGTTGTCTACGAAGCGATTTATGTCACTAAGGGGGACACCATGAGCGTGTGTGTAGCGCAGACGTCGCCTGATCAGCTACCCTTTATATCAATTCTCGCAGTGAGGAGCTTGGATCTGGACATGTACAATAATGTGACCCCGGATTATGCATTGTTTAATATATTTAGGCTTGCTTTCGGCGCAACCAAGTTTGTGAG GTACCCATATGATAAGTATGATCGTGTTTGGATACCAGTCTCAGAATTCAACGGTTACAACACAGTCCCAAGCGTTGTCTCATCCATTGATACAAACATCACAAATAAGCCACCAAGCCCCGTCCTACAGGCTGCGTTGGTATCCGcaaaccaatctgatttgatacTTCTAAGCATTGCCAATGTTCAGAAAAAAGTCCCCATTTACATCAACGCATACTTTTCGGAGGTGGTTCGGTTGGATTCAAACGACAAACGGTCGATGCAGATTTCTATCAACAACAATACGTATGGGGAACCATTTATTCCACCTTATAAGCGAGCTCTGGAGCGTACAATCCTCACCAACCTGACCTCAGATTCGAACACGTTAATAGCTCTGGTCCAGACCCCTGACTCCACTCTTCCCCCTATCATCAATGCTCTGGAGTTCTTCAGTGTTAGTGGCGTACTCACCAACGGAACTAATGGCAATGATG TGAAAGCATTGAGTTCTCTACAACAACAGTTTGAAAAGTTAGAGGAATGGAGGGGAGACCCATGTCTTCCAACCAAATTCAACTGGGAGTGGGTAGCTTGTAGCTCTGATCCAATACCCAGAATCACAGAACT GCACCTGAATGGGCTGCAGCTTAATGGATCGCTTCCAGATTTTAGAGCTCTGGATGCCCTTCAGACCAT AGACATCCACAACAACAGCATTAACGGAGAAATACCCGATTTTCTCGGAACACTTCCCAAGCTAAAACTATT GAACTTGGCAGATAATAATTTTAGTGGACCTATACCATCATCAATATCCAAGAATAACCAGATAAAACTAGA TGTTTCTGGCAATCTGAACTTGTGTGTTTCTGGCAAGAAATGTGAAACATCGAATGCTGGAACTATCGAGAGTTCCTCaggaaagaagaagagtaaaTTACCGGTGATTCTTGGAACGACGATTCCATCTTTCTTGGTAATATGTGCTATTGTGGGATTCCTGGTGGTCGCTTATCAGCGGAGAAAAGCCACAG GGTTCGATGTCATCAGGAAACCTGGTGGCCCACTTGTAGCAATATCAGGATGA